The nucleotide sequence ccaTTAAGGAAAATAAtcgaagaaggagtcctaccaaattcttttatcacacaaatatgatgctgatacctgaactaggaagagcaaaaacagagaaagaaaactatagaccaatttccctaatgaatatacattcaaaaattttaaataaaatactagcaaagagattataaaagtaTATGACAAAGATCATATATTATGACTAGATGGGATTTATACTAAGAATGCAGAGTTGGTTCAATATAtgggaaactatcagcataattgaccatatcaatgaaaaaacaataaaaatcatatgattacatcaatagatagagaaaaaagccattgacaaaatacaacactcattctatcaaaaacactagaaagcatgaaTAAAttgaactttccttaaaatgataagtaagaCCTATCTGAAACCATTAGCAAGCAATACCTGTAATGGGAACAAActaaagccttcccaataagatcaagggtgaagcaaggatgcccattttgccactattattcaacactgtactagaaatactagctacTAAAACTAATACTAACAACTTCAGCGAAGTGGCaggatattattttatatatataaatcatataaatcatcaacatttgtatatattaccaacaaagtcagcaggaaaagatagaaggagaaattccacttaaaatagctgcagacaatataaaatactgggGAGTCTACTTTCCAAGACAAACCCcagaactgtatgaacacaattacaaaacacttttcaaaccaataaagtcagatctaaacaggtggagaaatattaattgctcattgttaggccaagccaacataataaaaatgaaaattctacctacattaatttacttattcagtgccataccaaactatcaaaaaattatttcatagaactagaaaaaataacaaaattcctctggaagaacaaaaggtcaagaatatcaagaaaattgatgaaaaaagaaatgtgaaggaaggtagcctagcagtaccagacctcaaaatgaattataaagcagtaatcattaaaataatctgggactggctaagaaatagagtggtggattaatgcaacagattaggtatacaatacacagtagtagatgagcatagtaatctagtgtttgataaagccaaagatccaaacttttgggacaaaaactcattatttaacaaaaattgctgggaaaactagaaatcagtttgacagaaactagatATAAACCAACAGCTTGCACAGCATATCAATATAGGTGAAAATGGGTActtgatttagatataaagagtaatattataagcaaattaaggaagcacaaaaaatttTACCTTCCAGAtacatggataagggaagaatttgtgaccaaacaagagacagagagcagtaCAGAAGCTAAAATGGGTATTTTAggttacattaaaaaattttgcacaaacaaaaccagtgcagccaagattaaaaagacagcaggaaactgggaaaattttacagcaagtttctctgataaaggcctcatttctcaaatatatagagaactgagttaaagttataagaatacaaataattccccaactgataagtaatcaaaggatataaacaggaagttttcaaaagaagaatcaaagctacctatagcTCTAAATagctactgattaaagaaatgctaattaaaacaactctgagataccacccaACACTTATCAGATTgtttaatatgaaagaaaaggaaaataacaaatgttagaggggatgtggaaaaattgggacactaatgcactcttggtggagttttGAAATGATCtaagcattctggaaagcaatttggagctatgcccaaagggctataaaactgtgcataccctttgactcagcaataccactattaactctgtattccaaagaggtcaaagaaaaaggaaaaggacctaaacatacaaaaatatttatagcagctctttttgtggtgacaaagaattagaaattgaggggttgcccaccacttgggaaatggctgaacaagttgtgatatatgattatgatTGTACTATaagtactattgtactataagaaatggtgaacaggagcgtttcagaaaaacctgggaagacatataagtactggtacaaaatgaaatgagcagaaccacgagaacattgtacacagtaacagcaatgttgtacaatgatcaattgCAAATGACAtctctattctcagcaatacaattatctaagacaattccaaaggacttatgatgaaaaatcttatctacctctagagaaagaagtgatggagtctgcatgcaggtcaaagcatactttgtttactttatttttcttgggttttttttcctctgtgtctttcacaacatagaaatttgttttgcatgacttcacatgtataatctacatcaaattacttgccttctcaaaggatggccgggggaggaagggagaaaatttgaaactcagaattcagaaaaacaaatattaaaattgtcACATGTACTTGAGAAAGATAAGAGAgataaaaattaaactaaaaaagatTATAAGAGACagaatattgtaaagaaaaacaacttcaaaacACTTAGGAACTCTGAATTCAACCACAATTCCAaggaactcatgatgaaacatgccataCAGATAGAAAGTTGGTGGATTCACAATGAAGATTaaagtgtatttttcttttttcttttctttcctttttttgaggggatATGGTtgttgaaggaatttgttttacttgactatacgcatttacaattttgtttttcttgcttcctcAATTAGTGGGGGAGGGCAATCtagagaactgaaaataaaataaaattgaattttaaaaaaattgtaaagtacAGAATAGCCATTGATCTACATAGATAaaatttcctcatcaggaggCATAGGTGtagatcaaagggaaaaaatgtcaaGTTGGcctagcatggtggatagaagactacagaaagagaaataagtCTTAGTGCAGTAGTCTGGctgcaaagtcaggaagacctgggtttgaaacctgcctctgacatttactcttAACCTCTAAGTCTCTACTTCTTCATCCataatatggagataataatatctctagtacctatctcacaggattgttataaggTTCAAGTCAGattgttagaaattgtttttactcatctaaaagtatatatttttatatatacttatatatttatatttacattttgtcatttacatttaaatttaaaactatataaatgaCAGTTACTATGATTCTTATGAACATGGCTAATTCATCCCCACTGCCAAATACACACCTGTACAGGAGGTTTGGCCCACAGTCCACTCCTCGCTGACTTGGTTTTTTGCCACACATTTGAACTCCCTTAGTGGGGGGTGCTTCTGTGACCAGGTGTACTTGAgcctcattccattttttttcgtGGTCCCCATCTTCAGAGGCTGTGTCTCATTTTCAAACAAGGTCAGCTCGACATTAGTCCCACTCTGAACTTCACAAGTGACACTTCCATCAGTGCAGTTCCATGTCATTTCTGGCTTTGAAACAGcctcttttaaaagaaaacaaattaaaagttCCATTTACATTGAGAACATTCCTGAGTGGAAAATATGTTCTAGTTTATGTAGCCCACATGGACTCAAAGCAAAGTTGGCCCCAGGATAGGTCCTGGGATGTGCCTCTCAGGCCATGGCCAGGTATGAAAATCCTATTGGTGACAGGCCATTCCAATTCCATCCCATTCAACAAATATGCCTGCTGCATTgcaatagagtgtaagctctaTGAGGAAATGGATcgtttgcttttgtctttgtagcctctGCACCAAGCATTATACTTTGTATATAATGGgtgtttaataaaggtttgtttaattaaatttgaGAACACTGGAGTGGGTGCTGTGGGAGATGAAAAGTTTAGTTAAACCAGTATTTTCCTCATGAAACTTACAGTCCTGTGGGAACATTTAGGAATAAATATTTCCCAAGGCATAAAAGGTAGAAAAGTTGACTAGAATGTGAATGTATATCTATATTAAGATTTTGACTTAGCTCAAAATTAAGATTGCTTCCTATGATTACTGGGGAAGGCAAAGGTGCTTTGAGAGCGGAAATGTAAAGAGAGAGGTTACCTTGTACTattaaagggagagaggggaaagagaagggaaagggtgggCAAGAAGTCCTAGAGAGAAAATACGACAGGATGCTTCAGGAAATAATGAGTTTTCCATCCCTGACGGTATGTAAGAAGTGGTTCTATGACCATGTATTAGTGAGGTTATAGAAGGAATCCATACCACAGGTAAGGGATTGAGCTAAGTGACCTACAAGGTCTTTTAATTGAGATTATTTGATCCTGGGGAGACATTGTGTCATAACAGAGAGGGCTGGCAAGACCCACATTCGAGTCTTACCTCTGGTTCAGCTAGGTGATAGAGaatagatctggagtcagaaggatctgagttcaatccagcctcagacacttactagctgtgtgaccctttgtaactcacttaaccccaattgcctccccccaccaaaaaaagtcttgcctctgattcaCACTGAGTTTGCAACCCTAGACAAGACACTTACAGCAACTGTGAGACTATCAAATATAGATGAGTGGACAGTCTTCATTGGCATAGGGTACTTCACACTAGCACTTCCCTATGCCGATGAAATCGTAAAGTCTGGGGATATTTAGGGAAGTCCATTCATTTTTCATTGCTATCTTCCTCCTGCAGCTGACGAGTTGCCTCATGTAGAAGTCTGGGATCTGGTTACTGAGGACTTGGGAAAAACAAGAGAGCAAGGCAAGAACGGGGAGTGGGGAGAGCACATCAGGAATCAGGTCATCAGAAGACAGCTTCCTCATAAAGTACATGACTCGAAGTTTCAGCCACGGCATCTGTTCATAGTCAAAACCTTATCTGCCTCCCACTTGTTTCTCCACTAAGAAGTCCATCATTAGAATCCCTAGCCAGGGAGAGGCCATAGAAATGTTGACTGTCTGATGGACAACCACCaatgaaggagacagagaaaaggaatacTCACCCATCACATGCAGAGTCAATTCCTTCTCCCACACGTTTGTTCCATTTTTATGATACACTGACACCTTGTAATTTTGCTCAGAGTCTTTCTTCAGATCTTTAATTTTCAAGGTTCCATTTGTGAATATCTCATAGACTGTGTTATTTATCCCAGAAGAATGGGAAGTAACTCCATTTCGGTTTACTTTTGCGATCATAGTTGGTCCTTTAAACCACCGTATATCAGCTTGGTCCTTCAGGAAATCAGGGATGTCCAAAGAGATGGACTGATTCAGTATACCCCAAACAACATTCTTTTCTGCCATGGCACCTgttaaagaaagcagaaacatTGTGGAATCACCAGATACTGGAGAACCATCGAAGAGATCAGGTCCCCAAAATGTCCCAGAGCCAAAGAACAAGCGATTGAACTGGGTCTAGACtgtgggtcttctgactcctaatccagtgctcttaaaagaaagagaagatgagaatGTGCAAGAGAATGTTCCCACAAGGAAGAGAAACTATTTCAAATCCCCTTAGATTCCTACACTCAGAAATTTGATGTTTTAAAAGCAGCTCCTCGAAGTAATGCAGGAAGACAGAGGAACCATCAGAGATCCAAACAATTCACTTACCTCTcggagaaaagaacaaaagaagcaGGTAGATGACTAAAATGTGACTTAGGAAGTTCATCTTTGGAAGGTATCTCCAATTTGGGTTACCAAAAATTTGTCAAACTGAGAAGTGGCAATTCTCCAATAGGACCgcttgtctttctgtttcttctacaTTTGTATTCAAGAGTTCAAGTTACACAATGTACAGTATTCTAATTCGGCTGGGTGGGGattgggggatgggagggtggaGACCAGGGGAAGGATGCCAAGCTTGCTGTGggtacaaaggaagaaaaagatttctCTAAGCATAAAACTGCCTTCAAATGTTCGGTAAAGGGAAACAGCAGGATTGTGGGCAGGCTTTAGGGAATTCAAGGGCTTTCAAAGCTCATTCTCCCCTCTCGCTCCCCTTTTCTGCTCCTTCCCCCTTTTTCACGCAAGCAGGAAATAGATCTAAAGGGGGCACTGTGGCCTCACAAGATTTGATCTGTTTTAAAAGTACTTGAGTGCTAGAAATTACACTTCTGGGACCCACCGGAGACTTACTTGTTTTTGTGGCTTCTTATCTTTAAATAGTGTCCTTAGCCCAGTTGTAAACCCCTCAATAACAGAGGAATGGCCTCCTATTGCTCTTGTGAATGATATTACTAATAACCAATATTTATGTAGAGTTTGCCGAGTGCTTTCTACACATGATTTTATTTGATCCCAACAGCAAGATTTGTTTTAAACTTGGCAagtatctttatttttgttgcaTTTGTACATCACATCCATAAGCACTATATTAATCCCTCCAGTTATTtgtcatt is from Trichosurus vulpecula isolate mTriVul1 chromosome 7, mTriVul1.pri, whole genome shotgun sequence and encodes:
- the CD2 gene encoding T-cell surface antigen CD2; this translates as MNFLSHILVIYLLLLFFSPRGAMAEKNVVWGILNQSISLDIPDFLKDQADIRWFKGPTMIAKVNRNGVTSHSSGINNTVYEIFTNGTLKIKDLKKDSEQNYKVSVYHKNGTNVWEKELTLHVMEAVSKPEMTWNCTDGSVTCEVQSGTNVELTLFENETQPLKMGTTKKNGMRLKYTWSQKHPPLREFKCVAKNQVSEEWTVGQTSCTVKVWNIYHILSICGGGIILLIFLTLLISCFLRRKKQNKKTNVTDQNLEIHISRANKEERGRKLPQSPDHHPQVSGGRHPQQPRGHRPQSPGHRLQVPGRCPPVPGHRPQLQQKRPSPKVQQQSGPPLPRPRNQQKPPHQEKEKR